The following coding sequences lie in one Fusarium poae strain DAOMC 252244 chromosome 1, whole genome shotgun sequence genomic window:
- the NUO24 gene encoding NADH:ubiquinone oxidoreductase 24 (BUSCO:42401at5125) has product MASKLTPLIRSVIRPACRAARPQSRAAFSLTASRRSDTLMVHRNTEDNNPNIPFKFSEENQTVIAEILKRYPPQYKKAAVMPLLDLGQRQHGFTSISVMNEVARLLEMPPMRVYEVASFYTMYNRTPVGKYFVQICTTTPCQLGGCGSDVIVKAIKEELGIEQGQTTADGLFTILEVECLGACVNAPMIQINDDYYEDLTPASVKDLLKALRSKATAADPSTVNVPKPGPLSGRKDCENSAGLTSLTSEPWSTETTRKDL; this is encoded by the exons ATGGCGAGCAAGCTCACTCCTCTCATCCGCTCCGTCATCCGGCCGGCGTGCCGGGCTGCCCGCCCTCAGTCTCGCGCCGCCTTCTCCCTCACAGCCAGCCGACGAAGCGATACTCTCATGGTG CATCGAAACACCGAGGACAACAACCCCAACATCCCCTTCAAATTCAGCGAAGAGAACCAGACCGTCATTGCCGAGATCCTCAAGCGATACCCTCCCCAGTACAAGAAGGCTGCTGTCATGCCTCTGCTCGACCTCGGCCAACGCCAGCACGGCTTCACCAGCATTAGTGTCATGAACGAGGTTGCTCGTCTTCTTGAGATGCCTCCCATGCGAGTGTACGAGGTCGCTTCTTTCTACACCATGTACAACCGAACCCCCGTGGGCAAGTACTTTGTTCAGATCTGCACTACG ACCCCTTGCCAACTTGGAGGCTGCGGCTCTGACGTTATCGTCAAGGCCATCAAGGAGGAGCTCGGCATTGAGCAGGGTCAGACCACTGCCGACGGTCTCTTTACCATCCTCGAAGTCGAATGCCTCGGTGCCTGCGTCAACGCCCCCATGATCCAGATTAACGATGACTACTACGAGGACCTTACCCCCGCCTCTGTCAAGGACCTCCTCAAGGCCCTCCGATCTAAGGCCACTGCCGCTGATCCTTCCACTGTTAATGTCCCCAAGCCTGGTCCTCTCAGCGGCCGAAAAGACTGCGAGAACAGTGCTGGCTTGACAAGCCTTACCTCGGAGCCCTGGTCAACCGAGACCACAAGGAAGGATCTGTAG